One Saccharomyces kudriavzevii IFO 1802 strain IFO1802 genome assembly, chromosome: 4 genomic region harbors:
- the MSW1 gene encoding tryptophan--tRNA ligase MSW1 (similar to Saccharomyces cerevisiae MSW1 (YDR268W); ancestral locus Anc_5.633) has product MLIRQAVLRLASKRCITTVQRADYKLNSVALPSHATVFSMIQPTGCFHLGNYLGATRVWTDLCELKQPHQELIFGVADLHAITVPKPDGQMFRKFRHEAVASILAVGVDPEKASIIYQSAIPQHSELHWLLSTLASMGFLNRMTQWKSKSNIKQSGNGEYQVNDSDVGKVRLGLFSYPVLQAADILLYKSTHVPVGDDQSQHLELTRHLADKFNKTYKTNFFPKPITMLAQTKKVLSLGSPEKKMSKSDPNHDSAIFLNDEPKTIQKKIKKALTDSISDRFYYDPVQRPGVSNLINIVSGIQRKSIEDVVKDVSQFDNYKDFKDFVSEVIIEELRGPRTEFEKYINEPSYLHSVVESGMRKAKEKAAKNLDDIHKIMGF; this is encoded by the coding sequence ATGTTGATTAGGCAAGCAGTTCTGAGATTAGCAAGCAAGAGATGCATAACAACGGTGCAACGTGCAGATTATAAGTTGAATTCTGTAGCGCTTCCCAGTCATGCTACGGTATTTAGTATGATTCAGCCAACCGGTTGTTTTCACCTTGGTAATTATCTGGGAGCCACACGTGTTTGGACAGATTTATGTGAGTTGAAGCAACCCCACCAAGAATTGATATTCGGTGTCGCTGACTTACACGCCATTACTGTTCCAAAACCCGATGGTCAAATGTTCAGAAAATTTCGCCATGAGGCGGTAGCAAGCATATTGGCTGTTGGAGTAGATCCAGAGAAGGCCTCGATCATCTACCAATCTGCTATCCCTCAGCACAGCGAATTGCACTGGTTGCTTTCCACTCTTGCTTCAATGGGATTTCTCAACCGTATGACGCAatggaaatcaaaatctAACATCAAACAATCAGGAAATGGGGAATACCAGGTTAACGATTCCGACGTTGGGAAAGTTAGGCTGGGCTTATTCTCGTATCCTGTCTTACAGGCAGCGGACATCCTGCTCTATAAATCTACACACGTTCCTGTCGGTGATGATCAGTCGCAACACTTGGAACTAACAAGGCACCTTGCCGACAAGTTCAATAAAACGTACAAGacaaatttctttcctaAACCTATAACGATGTTGgctcaaacaaaaaaagttttaagCTTAGGTTCTCCGGAGAAGAAGATGTCCAAGAGCGATCCAAATCACGATTCCGCGATTTTCCTAAATGACGAGCCCAAGACcatacaaaagaaaataaaaaaggccTTGACAGATTCTATCTCAGATAGGTTCTACTACGACCCCGTGCAAAGGCCAGGTGTGTCGAATTTGATCAATATTGTGAGTGGCATCCAAAGAAAATCGATTGAAGATGTCGTGAAGGATGTGTCCCAATTCGACAATTATAAAGATTTTAAAGACTTTGTTTCCGAAGTCATAATTGAAGAGTTGAGAGGCCCAAGAACagagtttgaaaaatatatcaatgAGCCAAGTTATCTCCACAGTGTCGTTGAATCTGGCATGCGCAAAGCGAAGGAAAAAGCAGCAAAAAACTTGGACGATATTCATAAAATAATGGGGTTCTGA
- the CIA1 gene encoding iron-sulfur cluster assembly protein CIA1 (similar to Saccharomyces cerevisiae CIA1 (YDR267C); ancestral locus Anc_5.631), translated as MLSINLIRSLKLYKNKIWSLDFSQGILATGSTDRKIKLVSVKDDDFTLIDVLDETAHKKAIRSVAWRPHTSLLAAGSFDSTVSIWAREESAGRTFEMDLLAIIEGHENEVKGVAWSSDGYYLATCSRDKSVWIWETDENGEEYECISVLQEHSQDVKHVTWHPSEALLASSSYDDTVRIWKDYDDDWECVAVLNGHEGTVWSSDFDKTEGMLRLCSGSDDSTVRVWKYMGDDEDGQQEWVCEAILPDVHKRQVYSVTWGFNGLIASVGADGVLAIYEEMGGEWKVLAKHTLCHGVYEINVVKWLQLNGKTILATGGDDGIVNFWSLESFGKDRSKNAD; from the coding sequence ATGTTGTCTATTAATTTGATCAGGTCTTTGAAACTTtacaagaacaagatatGGTCTCTTGACTTTTCTCAAGGTATATTAGCTACAGGCTCAACTGATCGAAAAATCAAGCTGGTCTCTGTTAAGGATGACGATTTTACATTAATTGATGTGTTAGACGAGACCGCTCACAAGAAGGCCATCAGGTCGGTGGCATGGAGACCTCATACTTCGCTATTAGCGGCCGGATCCTTTGATTCTACTGTGTCCATCTGGGCTAGGGAAGAGTCTGCTGGCAGAACTTTTGAAATGGACTTACTGGCTATCATCGAAGGCCACGAAAATGAAGTGAAAGGTGTGGCATGGTCAAGTGACGGATATTATCTAGCAACCTGTTCTAGAGATAAGAGCGTTTGGATTTGGGAAACGGATGAAAACGGTGAAGAGTATGAATGTATTAGTGTTTTGCAAGAGCATTCGCAAGACGTTAAGCATGTTACATGGCATCCCTCTGAAGCACTACTTGCTTCAAGTTCTTATGACGATACTGTTAGGATATGGAAGGATTACGACGACGACTGGGAGTGCGTAGCTGTCTTGAACGGTCATGAAGGTACCGTATGGTCTTCTGATTTTGACAAGACCGAGGGAATGCTTCGACTCTGTAGTGGAAGTGATGATTCAACCGTGCGGGTATGGAAGTATATGGGTGATGACGAAGATGGCCAACAAGAATGGGTATGTGAGGCCATTCTTCCGGATGTACACAAAAGACAAGTGTACAGTGTTACGTGGGGTTTCAACGGCCTGATTGCTAGTGTGGGTGCGGATGGAGTACTTGCAATCTACGAAGAAATGGGGGGAGAATGGAAAGTTCTTGCTAAACATACATTATGCCACGGAGTTTATGAAATCAACGTTGTAAAATGGTTGCAATTGAATGGGAAGACTATACTTGCCACAGGCGGTGACGACGGGATCGTGAACTTCTGGTCCCTGGAAAGCTTCGGTAAAGATAGGAGCAAGAACGCAGATTAG
- the PEX10 gene encoding ubiquitin-protein ligase peroxin 10 (similar to Saccharomyces cerevisiae PEX10 (YDR265W); ancestral locus Anc_5.628) translates to MKNGVKLKNKAPIPLSQLRFPFADAPSVVQAHQKDEQIQTLFILKVTELCKLIKNQLFVNSYPRELSIFAKLLYLFFTTGRRGRTLGEEYVDLIYTSKSGNKLIGRLRMMVFVFSYSLCPYFISKLYKKIVNDKKENETGDNESVTRFCQSLLDFILDLHMTLFYFKGAFYDVFKRIFGMRYAFKHIMSENEYKFRKEGSRTYRVLGYILLTQNIMKWYPILSSKLGSWISEKKNTGNSDTKSILVSQERSEHDSIGGIPNESQLTHINLSDMNQLPYIPESSRKCILCLMDMTDPSCTPCGHLFCWNCLMSWCKERPECPLCRQQCQTQEILVLRQ, encoded by the coding sequence atgaagaatggCGTTAAGTTGAAGAATAAAGCACCTATACCACTATCACAGCTGAGATTCCCATTTGCGGATGCCCCAAGTGTAGTGCAGGCGCATCAGAAAGATGAACAAATTCAAACGCTCTTTATCTTAAAGGTAACTGAATTATGCAAATTGATCAAGAACCAACTGTTTGTTAACTCCTATCCTAGAGAACTGTCTATTTTTGCCAAGTTACTATATTTATTCTTTACTACAGGAAGACGCGGTAGGACATTGGGTGAAGAATATGTTGACTTGATATATACCAGTAAGAGCGGCAACAAACTAATAGGTCGGCTAAGAATGATGGTATTCGTTTTCTCTTACTCCTTGTGTCCATACTTCATTTCCAAactatacaaaaaaatagtgaACGATAAAAAGGAGAACGAAACCGGAGACAATGAGAGCGTCACGAGGTTTTGTCAGAGCCTTTTAGATTTCATCTTAGATTTGCATATGACTCTATTTTATTTCAAAGGAGCTTTTTACGACGTTTTTAAAAGAATCTTTGGCATGAGGTATGCCTTCAAGCATATAATGTCGGAAAATGAATACAAATTTAGAAAAGAGGGATCAAGGACGTACAGAGTTCTTGGTTATATTCTATTAACTCAGAATATTATGAAGTGGTATCCTATTTTAAGCTCTAAGCTTGGATCTTGGATTTcggagaagaaaaataccgGTAATTCGGATACCAAGTCAATCCTTGTATCACAGGAACGTTCAGAACATGATTCTATAGGAGGAATACCAAACGAATCGCAGCTGACTCACATAAATCTGTCAGATATGAATCAGCTGCCATACATCCCGGAATCCTCGAGGAAATGTATTCTATGCCTCATGGACATGACAGACCCTAGCTGCACGCCCTGTGGGCATCTATTCTGTTGGAATTGTTTAATGAGTTGGTGTAAAGAGAGACCAGAATGCCCATTATGTAGACAGCAATGTCAAACACAAGAAATCTTGGTTCTGCGACAGTAG
- the HEL2 gene encoding E3 ubiquitin-protein ligase HEL2 (similar to Saccharomyces cerevisiae HEL2 (YDR266C); ancestral locus Anc_5.629): MSEPTKENVASKRNFRRTQGPQNNTKPNNDRTNSRRKQKRNNLSGTPGLNASNADDDSDEENELCVICARRLLYVSLTPCHHKTCHICAFRQRALYEKKSCLICRTENEKVTFTDNIDGEIPDIQDFYEKNEKYGINFTKEVVATATLNLLKFFCPLSKGEQVIDFGNFKKYNEHLKTEHSKMICLICATHKHAFPSELETFTQNQLRNHQSKGNSEGFKGHPMCAFCSGKRFYSDDELYIHMRNQHEKCHICDKINPTSPQYFKDYDQLFDHFRHSHYVCTVQSCLDNKFVVFKDELELQAHILQEHGNILKGKPKFFQSELSTFISAPSRVIRERDEYDLPSMSSLPASAFGSRTDVRSASSPEESRLRLVERAKYYLENSKEDFDKFVSYNEDYAKGHLSAEKLLESYKLLFTRPNADVYLLMHNLAETFPKNSAKYNNLNAIYEQREQTLARQTSLPSLSSDPSLSMSIARGHWGGTNDGGSGGASIGVRDIKNLPTLKSPTASYDPFATTIKKNTMKNVKSAKRTNSQPVSYRASNNAVAFSPTYLESKKNSSSTTSLNNSKDKLKSLNLPQLPPPKPKVQIPGLNRPQIADPKRWGKNPSIENLNVHEDLRNLNIGGGGNRKKGKQKQLLFHIGV, translated from the coding sequence ATGAGTGAACCcaccaaagaaaatgttgcTTCGAAACGCAACTTCCGCCGTACGCAAGGGCCCCAAAATAATACCAAGCCTAATAATGACAGGACAAACTCGAgaagaaagcaaaagagaaataacTTGTCTGGCACACCCGGCCTTAACGCTTCCAACGCTGATGATGACTCTGATGAAGAGAATGAATTATGTGTAATTTGTGCACGTCGATTGTTGTATGTTTCTTTAACACCGTGTCACCACAAAACATGTCATATCTGTGCATTCAGACAACGAGCTTTGtacgaaaagaaaagctgTTTGATTTGTAGAACcgagaatgaaaaagttaCGTTCACTGACAATATAGATGGTGAAATTCCCGATATACAGGACTTTtacgaaaaaaatgaaaagtatGGGATTAATTTTACTAAGGAAGTAGTCGCAACTGCAACAttaaatcttttgaaattcttttgcCCGTTGTCAAAGGGTGAACAAGTTATTGATTTTGGTAATTTTAAGAAATACAATGAACACTTGAAAACTGAGCACAGCAAAATGATCTGTTTGATATGTGCAACCCATAAGCATGCCTTCCCTAGTGAGCTTGAAACATTCACGCAAAATCAATTGCGTAATCATCAGTCCAAGGGTAATTCAGAAGGTTTTAAAGGCCACCCTATGTGCGCCTTCTGTAGTGGAAAACGATTTTACTCTGATGACGAACTATACATTCATATGAGAAATCAGCATGAAAAGTGCCACATTTGCGATAAAATCAACCCCACCTCCCCCCAATACTTCAAAGATTATGATCAACTGTTCGATCACTTCAGACATTCGCATTACGTCTGTACCGTTCAATCTTGTTTAGACAACAAATTCGTTGTGTTCAAGGATGAGTTGGAGTTACAAGCACATATTTTGCAAGAGCATGGCAATATCTTGAAGGGCAAACCTAAGTTTTTCCAATCAGAACTTTCTACTTTTATCTCAGCACCATCTAGAGTGATTAGGGAGAGAGATGAGTACGACCTTCCATCTATGTCTTCGTTACCTGCTTCAGCATTCGGTTCTAGAACTGACGTGAGATCTGCAAGTTCTCCCGAGGAAAGTAGATTGAGACTTGTGGAAAGAGCAAAATACTATTTGGAAAACTCCAAAGAAGACTTCGATAAATTTGTCTCATATAATGAAGATTACGCAAAAGGTCATCTAAGTGCGGAAAAATTGTTAGAATCGTACAAGTTGTTATTTACAAGGCCAAATGCGGATGTATATTTGCTAATGCATAACTTGGCTGAAACGTTTCCTAAAAACTCCGCTAAATACAATAACCTGAATGCCATATATGAACAAAGAGAGCAAACTCTTGCCCGACAAACCTCATTACCTTCCTTATCTAGTGATCCTTCTCTTTCAATGTCAATAGCCAGGGGCCATTGGGGTGGAACTAATGATGGAGGCAGCGGAGGAGCATCTATTGGCGTAAGagatatcaaaaacttgCCAACGTTGAAGAGCCCCACGGCATCATACGATCCGTTTGCAACcactataaaaaagaacactATGAAAAACGTGAAAAGCGCTAAAAGAACCAATTCTCAGCCAGTCAGTTATCGGGCTTCCAATAATGCAGTCGCCTTTTCCCCAACGTATTTGGagagcaaaaaaaattcatcttcTACTACTTCACTGAATAATAGTAAGGATAAGTTGAAAAGTCTAAACTTGCCTCAACTGCCTCCACCAAAGCCAAAAGTGCAAATTCCAGGTTTGAATAGACCGCAGATCGCGGATCCTAAACGATGGGGTAAAAATCCAAGTATAGAAAATCTAAATGTACACGAGGATCTgagaaatttgaatataGGTGGGGGAGGAAACAGGAAGAAAGGCAAGCAAAAACAATTATTGTTCCACATTGGTGTATAA
- the AKR1 gene encoding palmitoyltransferase AKR1 (similar to Saccharomyces cerevisiae AKR1 (YDR264C) and AKR2 (YOR034C); ancestral locus Anc_5.626) — MTNELESTPQSSASADREQTCDPSNNDSQEDISLGDPNDIASLSSLKAIRSESEDTNRNEQADHNDEVEEDPLLTRYHTACQKGDLATVKEMIHGRLLEVNKDGDTVEHITGLHWASINNRLSVVDFLISQGADVNSRAGALHATPLHWAARYGYVYIVDFLLKHGADPTLTDDQGFNLLHLSVNSSNIMLVLYVLFNVVSKGFLNVDCQDPKGRTSLLWAAYQGDSLTVAALLKFGANIKITDTEGFTPLHWGTVKGQPHVLKYLIQDGADFFQKTDTGKDCFAIAQEMNTVYSLREALIHSGFDSHGYPIKKRFKKSQHARLVTFITPFLFLGLAFALFSHVNPLFAIIVIFLMTFATKKGLNKFVLPSYGRMGIHNVTLLRSPLLSGVFFGTLLWVTIVWFFKVMPWTFADEPYANILMLMILLFEFYLFGRLVNSDPGCLPEETDHENVRQTISDLLEIGKFDTKNFCIETWTRKPLRSKFSSLNNAVVARFDHYCPWIFNDVGLKNHKAFIFFIALMESGIFTFFALCLEYFDELEDAYEDEYQKQGKCFILGDSDLCSGLKYDKFVFLILSWAMLQSIWVASLIFVQAFQICKGMTNSEFNVLMKENKAAGANVLPFNENFNTTPEGFAPSIELDEDNNDTVLAPVPGSTLRKPRTCFGVCYAVTGMDQWFAVIKETIGIKDGSGHNVYSITSKIPTNYGWKRNLKDFWLTSDVNAPLWRRILYSPTGSKALLNGIEVDYFKLYKFTNKDVEQVSDMV, encoded by the coding sequence ATGACAAACGAGTTGGAAAGCACGCCACAGTCTTCCGCTTCAGCTGATAGAGAGCAGACTTGTGATCCCAGCAATAACGATTCTCAGGAGGATATTAGCCTCGGCGATCCTAACGATATTGCTTCATTGTCTTCATTGAAGGCCATTAGATCCGAAAGTGAGGATACCAACAGAAATGAGCAAGCGGATCATAATGATGAGGTTGAGGAGGATCCTTTGTTGACGCGGTACCATACTGCCTGCCAGAAGGGTGATCTAGCGACTGTGAAAGAAATGATACACGGCAGGTTGCTTGAGGTCAATAAGGACGGAGATACTGTCGAACACATCACTGGTTTACATTGGGCAAGTATTAATAACAGGCTTTCCGTCGTagattttcttatttcacAGGGTGCTGATGTCAATTCAAGGGCTGGTGCTCTGCATGCTACGCCTTTGCACTGGGCTGCTAGATATGGCTATGTTTACATTGTGGATTTTTTGCTAAAGCACGGCGCTGATCCCACCCTGACCGATGACCAAGGCTTCAATCTATTACATTTATCTGTGAATAGCTCAAATATAATGTTGGTCCTCTATGTTTTGTTCAATGTTGTTAGCAAAGGCTTTTTGAATGTGGACTGTCAAGACCCAAAGGGTAGAACATCTCTTCTGTGGGCTGCTTACCAAGGAGACTCTCTGACTGTAGCAGCATTGTTGAAGTTCGGAGCCAATATAAAAATTACTGATACAGAGGGATTTACGCCACTACACTGGGGCACTGTAAAAGGCCAGCCACATGTACTAAAATACCTTATCCAAGATGGtgctgatttttttcaaaaaacaGATACCGGAAAAGACTGCTTCGCTATCGCGCAAGAGATGAATACTGTGTATTCACTTAGAGAGGCTTTAATTCATTCTGGGTTTGATAGCCACGGCTATCCGATTAAAAAACGGTTCAAGAAAAGTCAACACGCTAGGCTAGTTACATTCATAACtccatttttatttctggGACTCGCATTCGCTCTTTTTTCCCATGTCAACCCTTTGTTCgctattattgttatttttttaatgacCTTTGCCACGAAAAAGGGTTTGAACAAGTTTGTCCTGCCGTCTTATGGGAGAATGGGTATCCACAATGTTACTTTGTTGAGGTCACCTTTGTTATCCggtgttttctttggaaCTTTACTTTGGGTAACTATCGTTtggtttttcaaagtcatGCCTTGGACATTTGCTGATGAACCATATGCTAATATATTAATGCTGATGATACTTTTGTTCGAGTTTTACCTCTTTGGCAGGCTTGTCAATTCAGATCCAGGCTGCCTCCCAGAGGAAACCGACCATGAGAACGTGCGACAAACGATTTCTGATCTGCTTGAAATTGGCAAATTTGATacgaaaaatttttgcatTGAAACTTGGACAAGAAAACCTCTAAGAAGCAAATTTTCGTCCTTAAATAATGCTGTGGTTGCAAGATTTGATCACTATTGCCCCTGGATCTTTAATGACGTTGGACTTAAGAATCATAAAGcgtttatatttttcattgcgTTAATGGAAAGTGGTatcttcactttttttgcgCTTTGCTTGGAATATTTTGACGAGCTTGAGGATGCGTATGAAGATGAATACCAGAAACAAGGCAAATGTTTCATCTTAGGCGATTCAGATCTCTGTTCGGGACTGAAGTATGATAAATTTGTCTTTTTGATCCTATCATGGGCCATGTTACAATCTATTTGGGTTGCAAGTTTGATCTTTGTTCAAGCCTTTCAAATATGTAAAGGAATGACAAACTCCGAATTCAATGTTTTgatgaaggaaaataagGCTGCAGGAGCTAATGTTTTACCTTTCAATGAGAATTTTAATACCACACCAGAAGGATTTGCTCCCTCAATTGAGTTGGATGAAGACAATAATGATACCGTACTGGCTCCCGTCCCAGGCTCGACATTAAGAAAGCCACGAACTTGTTTTGGCGTTTGTTACGCGGTTACCGGTATGGATCAGTGGTTTGCGGTTATAAAGGAAACCATTGGTATTAAAGATGGTAGCGGACATAACGTATATTCAATCACATCAAAAATACCAACAAACTACGgctggaaaagaaatctcAAGGATTTTTGGCTCACAAGTGACGTTAACGCGCCTTTGTGGAGAAGAATTCTGTATTCTCCTACAGGTTCTAAGGCTTTGCTTAACGGGATAGAAGTCGATTATTTTAAGCTTTACAAATTTACAAATAAGGACGTAGAGCAAGTAAGTGATATGGTTTGA
- the DIN7 gene encoding exodeoxyribonuclease DIN7 (similar to Saccharomyces cerevisiae DIN7 (YDR263C) and EXO1 (YOR033C); ancestral locus Anc_5.625), producing the protein MGIPGLLPHLKTIQKQVNLKKYMHQTLAVDGYAWLHRASCACAFDLVMNRPTNKYLQFFIKKIQQLKRLNIEPYIVFDGDSLLVKSHTEARRKRKRLENEVIAKKLWSAGDKFNAMEYFQKSVDVTPEMAKCIIDYCQTHSIPYVVAPFEADPQMVYLEKMGLIQGIISEDSDLLVFGCKTLITKLNDHGEALEISRNNFSALPENFPLGKLSEQQFRNLVCLAGCDYTSGIWKVGLTTAMKIVKQYSAMADILTQIERTEKFRLSKTFKQEVEFANYTFLYQRVFCPSSNKITTLNCIPQSLINSQAERIKIMECIGSVVEKGSGVRKDIIDVKDIDHKIHERIAKGELDPIDITSELLNREKKLRARRPFKASLPVDASNSLYIEHRPPPVEGERIMCKRESSFKNKSASSIYLSPSTKIPHTVPWTA; encoded by the coding sequence ATGGGAATACCTGGCTTGCTGCCTCATTTAAAAACAATTCAAAAGCAGGTGAacctgaaaaaatatatgcATCAAACATTAGCTGTTGATGGCTATGCTTGGCTACATAGAGCGTCTTGCGCGTGTGCCTTCGACCTAGTAATGAACAGGCCAACAAACAAATActtgcaatttttcattaaaaagATACAGCAGTTAAAACGGCTTAACATCGAACCATATATAGTTTTCGATGGCGATTCACTTTTGGTGAAGAGCCACACAGAAGCTcgaaggaaaaggaaaaggttAGAAAACGAAGTCattgcaaagaaattgtGGTCTGCGGGTGACAAATTTAATGCAATGGAATACTTCCAAAAAAGTGTTGATGTCACACCTGAGATGGCCAAATGCATTATAGACTATTGCCAGACACATTCGATTCCATATGTCGTGGCACCATTCGAAGCAGATCCGCAGATGGTTtacttggaaaaaatgggtCTTATACAGGGTATTATATCAGAGGATTCGGATTTGTTAGTATTTGGCTGTAAAACCCTTATAACGAAGTTAAATGACCATGGAGAAGCTTtagaaatttcaagaaacaaCTTTTCAGCCTTACCTGAGAACTTTCCTCTAGGGAAGCTAAGTGAGCAACAATTTCGTAATTTGGTTTGCCTAGCGGGCTGTGATTACACAAGTGGCATTTGGAAGGTAGGTCTAACCACTGCCATGAAAATTGTAAAACAGTATTCCGCAATGGCAGATATACTAACACAAATAGAGCGGACAGAAAAGTTTCGGCTCAGTAAAACCTTTAAACAAGAAGTAGAATTCGCAAATTATACATTTCTATATCAAAGGGTGTTTTGCCCTTCGTCAAATAAGATAACAACGTTGAACTGTATTCCTCAGTCACTCATAAACTCCCAGGctgaaagaataaaaattatGGAGTGCATTGGTTctgttgttgaaaaaggatCGGGCGTACGAAAAGATATTATTGACGTTAAAGATATTGATCACAAAATTCACGAAAGAATAGCAAAGGGTGAATTGGACCCAATTGACATAACTTCCGAACTTCTTAAtagggaaaagaaattaagAGCAAGAAGGCCGTTCAAAGCAAGTTTACCTGTAGATGCATCAAATTCACTCTATATTGAACACAGGCCTCCTCCTGTGGAAGGCGAACGTATAATGTGCAAGAGAGAAAGTTcattcaagaataaaagtGCTTCTTCCATTTATTTGAGCCCATCGACGAAAATTCCTCACACTGTGCCTTGGACGGCTTAA
- the SKDI04G4760 gene encoding uncharacterized protein (similar to Saccharomyces cerevisiae YDR262W; ancestral locus Anc_5.623), translating to MPGPLQSYQLFFRTKRYTITMFNLPVSILLYSCLIWAVQPTLVKGKNVVSLIAYKDSNGKLHKRIAPEEFPPRDYDIQSNSDELGYMRVRDSSRPSIKLDNVFGTQQRRQQEFSAELFPLSLESKLSLVKDVQIFAGYVRNDVETYKKISDPNEDLIIIAPTDRAVSGLTSKPWQFPNNIEQLEREGATEKELDSAIQENISKFVRSHIVAYNDDKNSYERISPGCTLLQSIDFTENRGDNSEHSGDILLKKEGDAYYVASTRDEKFHVIEKIENGSNGIILTVNFSLIWP from the coding sequence ATGCCAGGCCCCCTCCAATCGTATCAGCTATTCTTCAGGACAAAAAGATATACCATCACAATGTTTAACCTACCTGTTAGCATACTGCTTTATTCTTGTTTAATATGGGCAGTGCAGCCTACTTTAGTGAAAGGTAAGAACGTTGTTAGCCTAATTGCTTACAAAGATTCAAACGGCAAATTGCATAAACGTATAGCTCCCGAAGAATTTCCTCCCAGGGATTATGATATTCAATCAAATTCTGATGAATTAGGATATATGCGGGTACGTGATTCTTCAAGACCATCGATAAAGTTGGATAACGTCTTCGGAACACAACAAAGAAGGCAGCAGGAATTTTCAGCAGAATTATTTCCTTTATCTCTAGAATCAAAGCTGTCATTAGTGAAAGATGTTCAAATTTTTGCAGGCTATGTTCGAAACGATGTGGAAAcctataaaaaaatcagtGATCCTAATGAAGACTTGATTATCATTGCACCGACGGACAGGGCTGTTTCTGGACTTACTTCGAAACCATGGCAATTTCCGAATAACATTGAACAGCTTGAAAGGGAGGGTGCGACGGAAAAGGAGCTTGATTCCGCAATTCAAGAGaatatttccaaatttGTGAGGTCACATATCGTAGCATACAACGATGATAAAAATTCCTACGAAAGAATAAGTCCAGGTTGTACGCTGCTGCAGAGTATTGACTTCACAGAAAACAGGGGAGACAATTCAGAGCACTCTGGTGACATTCTACTCAAAAAAGAGGGCGACGCATATTATGTTGCTTCCACTCGGGACGAGAAGTTTCACGTCAtcgaaaaaatcgaaaacGGAAGTAATGGTATCATTTTAACGGTCAATTTCTCTTTAATCTGGCCTTAG